Proteins encoded within one genomic window of Humulus lupulus chromosome 1, drHumLupu1.1, whole genome shotgun sequence:
- the LOC133804790 gene encoding uncharacterized protein LOC133804790 yields the protein MVRRKKTAQKPGLRSSPIERSTVKNTHDRVEVQDEVREDLLKVVFADTVDDFPEVGEVHSLDSFASHGGARLNFEEPLVRDGKLIAQVDKEEIEVEASFWQSAMVCVVLGANPPLAMFEGFINRIWGKLGIERISRMNAGHTLVKFRDEATQDLVLESGVAHFDRKPVLLRPWSTDLDKMRLVKYVPVWIRLPDLGLQYWGLKSSSALISTIGKPMMMDKVTKDKSMVKFARVLVDVEISDHIPQCINFINELSQLMEQAIEYEWLPTRCSCCKNLGHTATSCKYTQEAVWKPKQKVADPNNGEPGGSTELCELGDEAGSKELPSSVAGKDA from the exons ATGGTGAGGCGTAAGAAAACTGCTCAGAAGCCTGGTCTTAGATCTTCTCCGATTGAAAGGAGCACAGTCAAGAATACTCATGATAGAGTGGAGGTACAAGACGAAGTGAGGGAGGATCTCCTGAAGGTGGTGTTTGCTGATACGGTTGATGATTTTCCAGAGGTTGGGGAGGTCCATTCTCTG GATTCTTTTGCTTCTCATGGTGGTGCTCGACTCAATTTTGAGGAACCCCTGGTCAGAGATGGGAAGTTGATAGCTCAAGTTGATAAGGAGGAGATAGAAGTGGAAGCTTCTTTCTGGCAATCAGCTATGGTATGTGTTGTATTAGGTGCTAATCCCCCTTTAGCCATGTTTGAAGGGTTTATTAATCGTATTTGGGGCAAGTTGGGGATAGAGAGAATTTCTCGTATGAATGCAGGTCATACTCTAGTTAAATTTCGGGATGAAGCAACTCAAGACTTAGTGTTGGAATCTGGTGTGGCTCACTTTGACAGAAAACCTGTCTTACTGAGGCCTTGGTCGACAGATCTTGATAAGATGAGGTTGGTGAAATATGTACCGGTCTGGATAAGATTGCCAGACCTGGGTCTTCAATATTGGGGTCTTAAAAGCTCGAGTGCTCTGATTAGCACTATAGGTAAGCCTATGATGATGGATAAGGTTACTAAGGATAAGTCAATGGTGAAGTTTGCTAGAGTTCTTGTGGATGTTGAGATATCAGATCATATTCCTCAatgtattaattttattaatgaaCTCAGTCAATTGATGGAACAAGCTATAGAATATGAATGGCTTCCTACCCGTTGCTCGTGTTGTAAGAATTTAGGCCATACAGCAACAAGTTGTAAATATACTCAGGAGGCAGTCTGGAAGCCAAAACAGAAGGTAGCTGATCCCAATAATGGGGAACCTGGGGGATCAACTGAATTGTGTGAGCTAGGTGATGAGGCTGGATCTAAGGAACTTCCTAGTTCGGTAGCTGGAAAGGATGCTTAG